A region of Chloracidobacterium sp. DNA encodes the following proteins:
- a CDS encoding ABC transporter permease → MNIKNSLPVEVFKMAMDSIMGHKFRSALTIIGIVVGIITAVVVASILTGMRQSIVAIVEEYGTNNIYAFHLSMGDGPPNRDERNRKPFTDADVDALLSQSATIEDIAVANPGIGNYGPSFDDNLTYEGRNYRWAQCDGVSTNYDQVLNLTVREGRWLTEADDQQRRKVLVIGVDAREALFPDPDDSPIGKVVRMNGDTWEIIGVLEKRKAGFFGENEEDRKVFMPYRTSRKVAPLRDYLLMTIQAKNGQLNDAAAEIEGIMRQRRGVKYEEKNDFDLKTADAFIAQFDGIIGGVGIAAIAISCLGLLVGGIGVMNIMLVSVTERTKEIGIRKAIGATKGAIVLQFLLEAMTLTFFGGIIGVVTAIGISNLIMLLVPSLPAQVPPWAVITGLAVSVGVGLVFGVLPARKASRLDPIECLRYE, encoded by the coding sequence ATGAATATCAAAAACTCATTACCAGTCGAAGTATTTAAGATGGCCATGGACAGCATCATGGGCCATAAGTTTCGTTCGGCTCTGACGATCATCGGTATTGTAGTCGGTATAATCACGGCAGTCGTTGTAGCGTCGATCCTGACCGGGATGCGTCAGTCGATAGTAGCGATCGTAGAGGAATACGGAACGAACAATATTTACGCATTTCACCTTTCTATGGGTGACGGGCCGCCGAACCGCGACGAGCGCAACCGCAAGCCCTTCACGGATGCCGATGTCGATGCCTTGTTATCACAATCCGCCACGATAGAAGACATTGCTGTGGCAAATCCAGGGATAGGCAATTACGGACCGAGCTTTGACGACAATCTGACATACGAGGGCCGCAACTACCGCTGGGCGCAATGCGACGGCGTTTCGACGAATTACGATCAGGTGCTTAACCTCACGGTACGCGAGGGCCGCTGGCTGACCGAAGCCGACGATCAGCAGCGACGAAAAGTGCTAGTGATCGGGGTTGACGCACGCGAAGCGCTGTTTCCCGATCCGGACGATTCGCCTATTGGAAAGGTGGTTCGGATGAATGGAGATACCTGGGAGATCATCGGTGTTCTGGAAAAAAGAAAGGCGGGTTTCTTTGGTGAGAACGAGGAGGACCGCAAAGTTTTTATGCCCTACCGTACGTCCCGCAAGGTTGCGCCGCTTCGTGATTATCTTCTGATGACGATCCAGGCGAAGAATGGGCAGTTGAACGATGCCGCAGCCGAGATCGAGGGGATCATGCGCCAACGCCGCGGCGTCAAGTACGAGGAAAAAAACGACTTCGACCTAAAAACTGCCGATGCATTCATCGCACAGTTCGATGGCATTATTGGAGGAGTCGGCATTGCGGCAATAGCCATCTCATGCCTTGGATTGCTCGTAGGAGGCATCGGCGTCATGAATATAATGCTTGTATCGGTAACGGAACGAACAAAAGAGATAGGCATCCGCAAAGCCATTGGAGCAACCAAGGGAGCGATCGTACTCCAGTTTCTCCTCGAAGCAATGACGCTCACTTTCTTCGGCGGCATCATTGGCGTCGTAACGGCGATAGGTATAAGCAATCTGATAATGCTGCTGGTCCCAAGCCTTCCCGCGCAGGTACCGCCGTGGGCAGTGATCACAGGCCTTGCAGTGTCCGTCGGTGTCGGTTTGGTGTTTGGCGTTCTGCCGGCAAGAAAAGCGTCGCGGCTCGATCCGATCGAATGCCTACGCTACGAGTAG
- a CDS encoding ABC transporter permease — MRQIYSFYTDAFWIAVKSLLEHKLRAFLTLIGIIIGVAAVIVVAASISGLKTYVVETASKVLGSDHFMMTRMASMGRMADEEFERRNRRNKDIKWDEYEYVRDNCQLCAHVGAQVNSGADLTHDGIEMPSTRIMGVTANMAEIEDKTMSEGRFMSTEESNRITYVCIIGNDVKEKFFPTGSAIGQEIKIRGVPLTIIGVEEKRGSFFGDSQDRHIYIPITLHGQMFVRTGGLQLHGKSLDSEVFKDSIEEARQLLRNRRQLIGSDEDTFGVVNVDDFNSTMDQITGMIAGVVLPITGIILVVGGIVVMNIMLVSVTERTFEVGLRKALGATRKQVLLQFLIESSLLCIVGGIFGLLLALVATQIVGYALGITMTIEMFYIIVSILVSSSIGIIAGLYPAWKASRLDPIVALTQS, encoded by the coding sequence ATGCGCCAGATTTATTCATTCTACACAGATGCGTTCTGGATCGCCGTCAAGTCGCTCCTTGAGCATAAACTCCGCGCGTTCTTGACGTTGATCGGAATTATCATTGGTGTCGCCGCTGTGATCGTCGTTGCGGCTTCGATCAGCGGGCTCAAGACATACGTCGTGGAAACAGCCTCGAAGGTGCTGGGCTCGGATCATTTTATGATGACCCGCATGGCGTCGATGGGACGCATGGCGGACGAAGAGTTCGAGCGGCGCAATCGACGCAATAAGGACATAAAGTGGGATGAATATGAGTATGTTCGCGACAATTGTCAACTCTGTGCTCATGTAGGTGCTCAGGTAAACAGCGGCGCTGATCTTACTCATGACGGTATTGAAATGCCCTCAACCCGTATCATGGGCGTAACCGCCAATATGGCAGAGATCGAGGATAAAACGATGTCCGAGGGCCGTTTCATGAGCACCGAAGAATCGAACCGCATTACCTACGTCTGCATCATTGGCAACGACGTCAAGGAGAAATTTTTTCCTACAGGCTCGGCTATCGGCCAGGAGATCAAGATTCGTGGTGTTCCTTTAACGATCATCGGTGTCGAGGAAAAACGCGGTTCGTTCTTTGGCGATTCGCAGGACCGCCACATTTATATTCCTATCACGCTGCACGGCCAGATGTTCGTTAGAACAGGCGGGCTGCAGCTTCACGGCAAATCTCTGGACTCGGAAGTTTTTAAGGACTCAATAGAGGAAGCCCGCCAGCTTTTGCGCAATCGACGACAGTTGATCGGCAGCGACGAAGACACCTTCGGCGTTGTCAATGTAGATGACTTCAATTCGACAATGGATCAGATCACGGGCATGATCGCAGGCGTTGTATTGCCTATCACCGGCATCATCCTTGTGGTCGGCGGCATTGTCGTAATGAACATTATGCTCGTCTCAGTTACGGAGAGAACCTTCGAGGTTGGCCTGCGGAAAGCTTTGGGAGCAACACGAAAACAAGTACTCCTTCAGTTCCTGATCGAATCGTCGTTGCTGTGCATCGTCGGCGGCATATTTGGCTTGTTACTAGCCTTGGTAGCAACACAGATCGTCGGGTACGCACTCGGCATTACTATGACCATAGAAATGTTCTACATCATTGTGTCGATTTTGGTGTCTAGCAGTATTGGGATCATTGCAGGACTTTATCCCGCATGGAAAGCGTCACGCCTCGACCCTATCGTTGCTTTGACGCAAAGCTAG